ACAACAATATATAATGCCTTAATTTTGCAGGCATTTTCAATTACCTTCTTTGGTGAATGGGGTGACAAGAGCCAGGTATGCAACTGCACATCAAGTGTTTTAGTGTAAAATCTGCACAAACTTCTGAGATCACTCCTAATTTTAGCAGTTGTAACAAATTTTCAGCTTGCTACCATTGGTTTGGCTGCCGATGAGAATCCACTAGGAGTTGTTCTTGGAGGAATACTGTAGGTTTCTCGACTTAAAGCCTTATGTTGTTGACTTCTTATGTTCTCAACTATGAATGCCATTCTGATATTGCTTTGTGGCTCCTGTGCCTCGTCTGAAATCTGAAGTCAAATAATCTTTTTGCTGATTAGGTTTTATGGttgacccaaaaaaaaaagaagagagtcaaAGACATTAATACAAGCACTCTCAATATAAATAGTCTCATAATTGCGGTTGAGAATCAGTTAGATGCACAGTTTTATGATGTTGTTAATCTTTCTCAGGGGACAAGCCTTGTGTACTACAACTGCCGTCCTAGGAGGGAAAAGTCTTGCATCTTCAATATCTGAAAGAATAGTGAGTGATTTACTTTACGTCTGCTCTTGCTTATGCCCTATGTTTCTTTTGTCCACTTTCTTGAGAGCAGAGTTATTTCTTAATGTAGGTGGGACTTGCTGGTGGATCTCTATTCATTGTTTTCGGAATTCAGTCCTACCTTTCAACAGTCGAGTAACCATGTCGTTTATCTTATGAACCCTGTTCTCCGGTTAGTCCTGACTAGTTCTCCATTCTGCTATGCATGAAACAGTTCTATATCTGACGTTAGAATACCAAAGTAAATGCTATTGTTACACATTTGCTGGATAATATACAAGGCTTATCTCTGCCATCGTTAAGAAGAAAGAAGGCAGAAGAATTACTGCACGCTCACATAGAACAATTAGTAGCTAAAAAATTGCCTGTGTTTGATGATGAGTGGATTGACATTGGGTCACTACTTTTATGCAGGAAATGAATGATAGTCTAGATGCACATTTTGTTTGCTGAACTCCTCGGTATGAAAGGTACAACGACTACATAAAGCAAGCAAATCGGTTAAACACTGTCTAATTAGATATTTGTTTCGTTAATTTAGATTAAGGCTCCGCGTCTAGTCCAAGGCAGGCAGCCACTATTTTTAACCTTTTCGCTGCAAGGCAAATATGTAGACTCTATTTGCTTATGATAAGCTTATTCTCATTGAGCGCTTTATGGACTACAGTTTTTCGTTCTTCTGTATCTGTgcatttgttttttcttctttccatTTTTTGACTACTACCTGGAGGAAATCTCAGGTGATTCAATGGTTGATATAATTTGAGTAACAAtgagattaaaagaaaaagtagaataAATACTCAAATTACCAATAAGTATTGTGCGGGAGTAGAGAGTACTCATTCATCCTTAATCAGATGTTTGAAGTTCGAGCTTTTGGATATGGAGTTTCCTTTGTTATTGAGTGTTTCACCTTTAAATGTGGAACTTTCTGACATATGTAGTCAAATTTTCGATAGTTGTGTAACCTTATGAGTAATGACTCCATATTATCTTGAGGCTATATCTATGCATTTTTTGAGGATTCAATACGAGTGCAACAATATTCCGGAGAATCTAAGCAACATTAATATtgcaaagtaaaaaaatatagtgaTACCAAGTAGCAAGTACTACCTCTCATTTTGACTCTTTAGCTTAAAAATAGTCCCTTAATAATTAGCactttcaaaatttaagattaAAATTGGCAATTATGTTCAAACTATATtctataatattgaataaatcagtttatattcaccaaataaaagCAGTAAACTATTTCTTATATTcgacatttttaaaataagcatgaAACATATTAAAACGACTGTTAAAAATGAGATAGTGTGAGTACTAATTGTTAGTTAGCATAAAAGTGGATGACACTgttaaataaaagatataaacaAAAAGGCTTAAATAGTGATTATATGTACAAGATACAATGTACCTAAATCTATATAGGCATCTCCTATTTTAAAAccaaaactaataataatattgagaTAGTGATGCAAGCTTGTTTACATTATCAGTTTCATactcaaataaaagaaacaaggATAGTCAAGGATTAATCAGAAACATTCTTTCCATCCcacaaaaaataacaataaactaTGATTCAtgtatactttatttttttcacttctcAAATTTCGTTTGaaaaattacacctaatttaTTATAGTTATTGTTCACAACAAGCTACCTAGTCATTAATAATTAGCAATCATTCATTTTGTTGAATACTTGGATGAGGATGACAATGTTCTACTATTAATATATCTTTCTATATGACGATGACATgtctgaaattttttaaaaagaccaCCTTGAatattttgcaacaaattaTGTCTAGGTACAAGCAATCTATGTTGAGTTTAGTATCAGTTTTAATCATTTTGGCTATTTTTCGTTCCCACTAGGTTTTGTTAGTATTATCATATTCTAGACAAATTTTACGTCAGCAAAGCACGAAAGAGATGTTGAGTGTAcgtaacaaaataaaatttagatcCTAATAACCTATTTTAAAGGCATATGAATCTAGGTATAAAACGAATAATATCACTAATATATGAATTAAGGAGAAGGACATGGATTActaggtaaaaaaaataattattaaaaattcttttcAGTTAGAATTATGATTAATCGATTCTAAGACGTTGAGtcaataaaatgatatatgtaatATCATTGACAAATAACCTGTAGTTACTATACCAAGCATTGAAGGAGATTCATCTCGAATCACTTGTGTGGATAATCTACCTTCAAACCAACGGAACCATCACTAAGGATGAATAATTGAGCTTCCTAATCACTTGAGCAATAGGTCACTACTAGACATTAATTAGGTGCAATATTGTTAGTGTTTGATTATGACTTAATTAAATTTGAGATTAGGATAAAATCATTATCCTTAATTAAGTTCATATaatatgagaaataaaaaaataatataatatttatctagTTGTTTTGTCAACTTGTCTAATcaatttaaaacctttattttTCTGTTCCCTATTTTTAGCAGCCATGAATAAAGCAAATTTTATAGTGTCACATCAAGAAAACACATTTTTTAGTGCCTTTTGCATTATAGTAACACATAAACTAGACCCTTTTTTTGTGGCACAACATGTGATTTAAGTATTTATAACtaggacttttttttttaccttctttaattttctttaattttttcccccttttctccccttttaattaaacaaatatacTTTGGGGAATAAAGTAAACTATACAGAAGTAGTTCTTTGGAAAATTGGGATTCCCCCCTGTATTATACTCCCTTTGTGTATTTTAGAgtattttatgtgacacttttcgcATTTCGAAATTTAAATAAGTCTGTTTGATCTTAAGTTTTTCATAAATCCTtgtaacattttgaattatcaattattgtgacttataataGTACTCTTTACTAGTTTACAAATAtagtatttcatttcaaaaagtttGAAGATTTCATACGCAAATGTCCAGTCAAAATTAAACtgtttgactctcaaaaaataaaaaatatcacataaaatggaACAGagagaatattaaaaaataaatgaaccacgtaaagtttttattttggtGCAAGAGAAGAAGATACGAAGGTCAAATGTGTCGCATTATTTACAATTAATGAAGTGaatgaaaatttatatacaaaagTTCTATAGTCACTTTTCATATGAATTTTCGAAAACATAATCAAATCCATTGAGAATTAATCACTTTTTACGTGAAATATCGTTCACAACACTATAAATCTCGatcttaaacaaataaaaaagctAGAATAATgtcacaaatttcaaaaattttaaaaagtgaattAGCTCTATGACAATATCCAAGATTCTGTAAAAGAACAcactttgaaaataaaaattgataatgtCCCCTCTAGTAATTTAAGTTGATAATATTAGCATTAGTGGCATTTCATTTAATGGAGTTTGCACTTTGCACTACAAAGTTACACGCATATTTAATTTCTACtgttatttttctatttgaCAATGATGAATTTTCAGTGGACAAAGAACCATTTCATATACCTTAtggatattaattattaattatatgcTACTAATTCTAatccttgatttttcatttaGCTTTTAAATATCACCTTTTGGCATTTGTAAAGGGATTCTTTTGTAGTGCACAAAGCAAGACACAAACTTTAGTTTAAATCAGAGATGAAAAAGGAAAGATTTGTCAATGATTTTATTcttctataatatatatttatatatatatgtgaaaaaaaaatatcagaaTATATCTTtctaatatataatattcaaatacaTGTTTCTGTGTTAGTAAATAAAATGTTGGTTCTAGAGGTCTCATATATTAAGAGTTCAAATTAAACTGTTTTCGAACTTAGAaaaagatcattctttttataggcgaattaaaaaaaggaaaaaaggttcatgtaaaCTAAAACATCGAATGGAGTATTTTATTTATCCTCTGTAAATATCGAGTGTGTAAAGGTTTAACCTTTATTATTCAAAGTTGTACAAGGTTATTTTAAGGGATAAAGACATAAGTATCCCTAGACTATGatcgaaatctcaaagacacaccttaactaaactaaggttctGTTATTCCCCCCCTCGAACACCTTTTTGATTTACACCGGATCCAAATGTCTCTCACGTGCCTTAACTGCGTAGAGTTACGAAATATGCTACATAAGCTAAAAGGTGTAtacaattacaaaaaataatgaattcagtgtgtgtgtgtggtggtggtggtggtggggaGGGGGGCAGGAATAATAGaatcttagtttagttaagaaaTTTCGATCATAATCTAGGAATACTTGTGCGTCATCCCTTATTTTAATAGATTATCACAAAtgctataaataattttctagttctttatttatgatatttttgtaaGAGATTTCTATTTCTGCATATAATAgatctttatttatattaataaaaaattttaaaaaattattttttatttaaaattaatgagGGCAATAGATCTCATTTCCTCAATTAATTATCTGTTCAGCTAATTCAAAAGCAATATTCTTGCATGGTTATGGTTTCAGTTTTCCAACTTTACCAAGGTGCTCCTTAAAGttcaataaagaaaatgaagcaAAAATATAATGGTAGGCcaaatgaaaataaatcttaggtttatattttattcattttgagaTCAATATtgaatataacaaaaaaatgttattttttgtcTCCCATGATTTTTTTTAGGAACTCCTAGAACATGACATATATATAGTTTTGACTCACCATAATAGCTTAAATAAACTCTTTATTTTGCCCAACACTATTTAAGATGCACCCGGGGTGATTCTGATACCATTTGTGGTAACGCGATCCACTagtaatattatttgttttgaatttaCACTTATAATGTTAAAATGTGTAATCGTCTAATTTAAAATGTTAAGTTATTAAAggaaatattcttttattatttaattatattcaaaaCCAAATCATTATGGTCTAagatttgttttcttatataactAACAAACAAGGTGGACATTATCTATAACTTTTATAAAGTAGATACATCTCATTGACATGTTTATTTCTTCATATCttaaatcttcaaaaaaaaattcgcTTTGACACTAGTCGAGATCCTAAGCTATCAGTTTAAGTcctgaaaataaatattttctttgtaaacGGGTTATATCCACTTAACAGTCTaaataatgtaaatataaattaattagctAGTAAATTTAGAACATTGGATGCtttgattaacaaaaaaataataacaataaaaggGTAAAAGAAAGTGATGTATAAGACGATAtgatcaaaaggaaatttgctAAAATCAGAAATTTTAACAAACTATTGCTAAAAAAGTAGCTATCTCGATACGTAAAGCATCTCATATTTAATCAAGATCCGGCAAAGGCCCTACTGCATATTGgaattttaactaatttttttttctgaattagATTCCATCCAATAATAgattttatgttaaattaaattCTAAATGTATTCTTCATGAATAGAACTCATATGAGGATGGAGTAAAAGAAAGTGATATATAAGACAATatgataaaaaggaaatttgcTAAAATTAGAAATCTTAATAAACTACTGCTAAAAAAGCAGCTAGCTCGATATATAAAGCATCTCATATTTAATCAAGATCCGGCAAAGGCCCTATTACATATTtgaactttaattaatttttttctagattAGATTCCATCCAATAATAGTAAAACAATatgataaaaaggaaatttgcTAAAATTGAAATCTTAATAAACTACTGCTAAAAAAGCAGCTAGCTCGATACATAAAGCATCTCATATTTAATCAAGATCCGGCAAAGGCCCTATTACATATTTGAACTTTTAACTAATTCTTTTCTAGATTAGATTCCATCCAATAATAGATTTAATGTTAAATTAAATTCTAAATGTATTCTTCATGAATATAAGGATagagtaaaataaagtaacGTATAAGACAATatgataaaaaggaaatttgcTAACATTAGAAATCTTAACAAACTACTGCTAAAAAAGCAGCTAGCTTGATACATAAAGCATCTCATATTTAATCAAGATcattacatatttgaattttaactaatttttttctgaattaaattttatccaataataaattttacGTAAATTAAATTCTAAATGTACTCTTCACGAATAGAACTCATACGAGGATGAATCAGCAACAATATTTCTCAATCCACCAACTGTGGAAGCTATCATAATAAATACTCCAATAAATATACATGcctgaaaattaataaaaatgacaaaCATCATATTAGTAGAACTTTAGGGGGAAAAATCAGAAGAAAAagagattaaaaataattcaaagatTCACTTATACTAATTGATTCGAGTTTAACTTTTGTAGACTGACAAGGTACATTATTGATCaatttaacttttcttttacACAATACCTATTGTTGAATTTCCTCACTTTTTATGGAATATTTTAGATGACTTGgcattataattttcttttataatcgGTGTAAAAGTAAGataaactcaaaatataattactcGTAATCGACCATAATAAGTATGATTACTAACACGGAATATATGATAATTCACATATTACAACGCGTTAAAATACACTGAtaatataaaagttatttaaaatgtcattgaagaagaggaagaaaatgAGAGTTTTTTTTGGACTTACCCAATTTATCCACCATGAGGTACTGAATCTTCTTGGTTTCTTGACCTTAAGCCACATTATGCTTGGGAGCtacaacaaatattaaaattaaaaaaagtcaaaaagcTATATACGTTGCTCGGTCTCTTTCAATACGTTGATTGGTGCATGTcgaattcttaaaaaataatgtatttttgtaGATTCGGCATGGATATCGCAACATTTTAGGAGAGTCCGAACAACATAATAAAAGATTTGAAAACTTGACTTACAAAGTAAGAAGTAGGAGCAAAACCAAACCCTCCAAAGAAACCAAGAAGATCACCAAAGAAAGGGAATGTTACACCAAGAAACAAAGTGAAAGCTGCAATATTAACAAGACAATGCCTTTTCAGCTGAGCTCGTAATCAGATGcagattcagaatttaaatttaatgagTTTGACTTTCAAGATTCTTAGCATTATTCATGTACTTATTGTAAACATTAAAATTATGAGTTCAGATATAATATTTCTTGATATTATCTTATAAGGTTTTACATTCTATGTCTAAGTTACTCGTTCAAATGAACTCGTAGCCCAAAAGGCTACATCCGCCCCTGATCATAGTATAGTGTAACGAAGGGCAAACAATTCGTTAAAACTTGATTTTTGGACGATTGGACTAGAAAATATGTAACGAAAAAGCCCCTCACCAACGTATGTAGTACGAACGATGAATCTCAGCAATACTCCAGGTGGGAAATTCCATGTTTTCACCAATTTTTGCTCCATCAGATCAAATACTGGCATAGCATAAACCTGCAACAATCACTTCCCTTGTTATGTACAACATTCATCGCGTCTAGTAAGAACAATGCATAACGAAATGAGCTTTCATTGGCTCGTGTATTCGAGTACCTGATAACTGCCTATGACATGGACAACCACCATTAAGTTAGCAGCTGCAATAAGCCAAGATGGCCTTTCAAGTCCCACGAGTACGTTGTCATCGACATCTTGTCCAAACGCCCAGTACCCGATGAATGCAACAGGGAAATAACACAGAGCATTGACAAAATAAGCCCATACAGCACCTTTCCACATTGGTACTTTGGAAGGCTTTTCAGGTGTTGATGGAATTGTAGCCTGAATCTCAAGGACCACCGCGTGCCCTGCATAGGCAAACGATACTTGGCCTAATGCATTGAAGACGCGGAACATGTAGTCCACTGAACTTGTTGTCTTGTACGCGTAGCTCACGTTAGGGACTCTGCCTTTGCCCACACAACCCACCCATGCTATAGTTGAATAGCTGCAGCACAACAGATTGAGATGAAAGTTTGTAACATCTAGCTAGTCTAATCTATATTGCTCTGACTCCTTAAAAATGTTTCTACACTCGTGTCAGATCCTCCAAAATGCATTATGTTTCTAGAGAATCCACAACACACACATCCACATCTTTTAAGAAACCGAATAAAAGTTCAGGTAGTCAACCAACTGAGCTACTAAGATTTCGccaaaaataatcataaattttaataacaCCTATCGAAACCACATAGAATCTAATACATAATAAGAATATTGAACAGAGATACTCTGTTACCATGAGTTTCAACTTCTTTTGTACCAAAAGGTAGATAAAAATAGCCCGCTATAAAGTTCAGAAACGAGTCAGACCAGACTAGCCCAAGACCTGGTGACACCAGCATCTACGAATGCAAACAAGTTTAACAAAAGCTAAAATAACTGTCTAGAAAGAAATAAGAAGTGGCGGAGCTAGAAATtcatataatcaagaaaataagtTACCTTAGTGACATGATTGCAGCAGCTAATGAAACACCAGAAACAGCATTGAAATTTGGCAATTGTGAAAGGAAGAAATGAATGGCACCAAAGATACAAATCCAATAAGATTGTCGAATTCGAGTGCAATTAGTACAAGCAATCTCCATGAATTTCTTCAAACATTTTCCTCCAGTAACCATGTACACTATGTCACAACCAACCTGAACTATTAGTTGTTGTGGAAGCACAATCCATGCCCCAAGTTTTGGTCCAAAAACATGTTTTCCAAGGTCCTTGTATCGATCAAAACGAACCCCGGGGACACATTCATGGAGTTGTATCATTTGCCACATTGTGTTCAAAGTTATACACCATGATAAGATCATCACTACTGTCCCTGGACCCCTGATGAACATATAATCAAAAATAAATCCAACGAAAACATGATTCCGTAATAAATAAAAGTACGTTCTCTCTAACAGTTTTAACTTTTCAAATGAACTtctaacatggtatcagagctgtAAAAAGTGCTTAGGGAAAGAATAAGACTAACAAGTGAGGAAGCataaaaacatgtttttttctcaaaatgcaCAATTCAACATGATATCAGAGCAGACATACTGAAAACAGAATACAACCATATAAATGCGTTCTTCTACCACAAGTTAAACTTTTAGACGAGATGATCACAGAATCGTACATTTATCAAGTATACCAATCCAACAAGAACTCTGCATATATACATACCATCCTAAGTAGGCCATGGCATAAGGTAGGCTAAGAACACCAGCACCAACCATAGCAGTGACAGTATGAAACGTCGAATACCACCATTTCGCTTCGCGAGGGGGACCATCTTCTGCCCATTTCTCATCTGAAGGAACTTCCTGCAAAATCAAGATATTCATGAACatgaaaaacaattttttttttaatgtctaTTCAAGAAACAAGCTAAAAGTTGTAATTTCAATAGAATTTGCAATAAGTTCACCTTTGGAGCAGAAGATGAAACCATGTTTgcaaatgaaataagaaaaagagaCAAAGAATGTGTTAGTTTGTTTGAGCAAACAAGAACATGTATTTGTACTACTTCTTGTTACTGATACTTGAGTGGAATATATAAAGGTTAAAGAAGTCACTTTTACTGGCTGCTTTTCCTATTTGTAATTCTTTAAATCACCAAATTTAATTTCTATGCCACTGAATTGTTTGAGTCCATCATGAGAGTTAATGATCAAAagcatatttaaattattatttttttcgcaAGTTTCACATTTTaactgttatatatatata
The window above is part of the Solanum pennellii chromosome 5, SPENNV200 genome. Proteins encoded here:
- the LOC107018891 gene encoding lysine histidine transporter-like 6, yielding MVSSSAPKEVPSDEKWAEDGPPREAKWWYSTFHTVTAMVGAGVLSLPYAMAYLGWGPGTVVMILSWCITLNTMWQMIQLHECVPGVRFDRYKDLGKHVFGPKLGAWIVLPQQLIVQVGCDIVYMVTGGKCLKKFMEIACTNCTRIRQSYWICIFGAIHFFLSQLPNFNAVSGVSLAAAIMSLSYSTIAWVGCVGKGRVPNVSYAYKTTSSVDYMFRVFNALGQVSFAYAGHAVVLEIQATIPSTPEKPSKVPMWKGAVWAYFVNALCYFPVAFIGYWAFGQDVDDNVLVGLERPSWLIAAANLMVVVHVIGSYQVYAMPVFDLMEQKLVKTWNFPPGVLLRFIVRTTYVAFTLFLGVTFPFFGDLLGFFGGFGFAPTSYFLPSIMWLKVKKPRRFSTSWWINWACIFIGVFIMIASTVGGLRNIVADSSSYEFYS